One Acidobacteriota bacterium genomic window carries:
- a CDS encoding fumarylacetoacetate hydrolase family protein: SEDSFFDWLNGKWYDTFAPMGPWLVTTEDIPDPQALQLSTYVNQERKQHCSTAQMIFPVAVIIEYLSAMVTLEPGDVISTGTVAGVGAVSGQYLRAGDQVRVEISGIGQLDNQVVESPV; the protein is encoded by the coding sequence GGTCCGAGGACTCCTTCTTCGACTGGCTCAACGGCAAGTGGTACGACACCTTCGCCCCCATGGGGCCCTGGCTGGTCACCACCGAAGACATCCCCGACCCCCAGGCGCTGCAGCTCAGCACCTACGTCAACCAGGAACGCAAGCAGCACTGCAGCACCGCACAGATGATCTTCCCGGTAGCCGTGATCATCGAATATCTGTCCGCCATGGTGACCCTGGAGCCCGGGGATGTCATCAGCACCGGCACGGTGGCCGGCGTGGGAGCCGTCAGCGGGCAGTACCTGCGGGCGGGGGATCAAGTCAGGGTGGAGATCAGCGGAATCGGACAGCTCGACAACCAGGTGGTGGAAAGCCCGGTCTAG
- a CDS encoding fumarylacetoacetate hydrolase family protein, which translates to MKLATLRKDNGSCVAAIIQDGNKLIDLQQAAKEAGFPTELFRDMIDFLESGAEGMSLAGRLIDHGLAEGRGRAFRMEELLAPVPCPRKLFCLAGNYLEHIEEGGGRAAPQDKETPRIFMKPPSSTVVGPGGDIRISPVCRAIDWEGELGVVMGRRVKAVKADRALDTVAGYTIVNDVSNGTAVRQPAAIPISSDQG; encoded by the coding sequence ATGAAACTGGCGACATTGAGGAAGGACAACGGCAGTTGTGTGGCGGCGATCATCCAGGATGGGAACAAGCTGATCGACCTCCAGCAGGCAGCCAAGGAGGCGGGATTTCCCACCGAGCTTTTCCGAGACATGATCGATTTTCTGGAGAGCGGGGCCGAGGGAATGTCGCTGGCCGGCAGGCTGATCGATCACGGGCTGGCCGAGGGGCGGGGAAGGGCGTTCCGGATGGAGGAGCTGCTGGCCCCGGTGCCCTGTCCGCGAAAGCTCTTCTGCCTGGCCGGCAACTACCTGGAGCACATCGAGGAGGGAGGTGGACGGGCGGCTCCCCAGGACAAGGAGACCCCCCGGATCTTCATGAAGCCCCCCTCCAGCACCGTGGTGGGGCCGGGTGGGGACATCCGCATTTCGCCGGTGTGCCGGGCCATCGACTGGGAAGGGGAGCTGGGTGTGGTCATGGGGCGCCGGGTCAAGGCGGTCAAGGCTGACCGGGCCCTCGACACCGTGGCCGGCTACACCATCGTGAACGACGTCTCTAACGGAACTGCCGTCAGGCAGCCCGCCGCGATTCCGATCAGCAGCGACCAGGGA
- a CDS encoding DUF177 domain-containing protein codes for MNPLRIDVRELERRPSSLKAGLTARQLNLDEAQVRISGEVAVRLTAERLSQGGVRVQGELGAEMELTCARCLEALSRPMTAHFNQYYQSNAHHSLTGEIALQTKDMEVGFFTGDFIDVSDIVREQILLSLPMKPLCQEDCRGLCPACGRNRNRDGCRCGPVVSDPRLAPLLKFRN; via the coding sequence ATGAACCCGTTGCGGATCGACGTCAGGGAATTGGAACGGCGACCTAGCTCTCTCAAGGCCGGCCTGACTGCCCGCCAGTTGAATCTGGACGAAGCACAGGTTCGCATCTCCGGCGAAGTGGCGGTCCGTTTGACGGCCGAAAGACTGTCTCAAGGCGGAGTACGCGTGCAGGGCGAGCTGGGCGCCGAAATGGAATTGACCTGTGCCCGCTGTCTGGAGGCACTGTCCCGTCCCATGACAGCCCATTTCAATCAGTACTATCAATCCAACGCCCACCACTCGCTGACCGGGGAAATCGCGCTGCAGACGAAAGATATGGAAGTGGGGTTCTTCACGGGCGACTTTATCGACGTGAGCGACATCGTTCGCGAGCAGATCCTTTTGAGCTTGCCGATGAAGCCCCTTTGTCAGGAGGACTGTCGGGGCCTGTGTCCGGCCTGTGGGCGGAACAGGAACCGCGACGGTTGCCGTTGCGGCCCGGTGGTCAGCGATCCTCGATTGGCCCCGCTGCTGAAATTCAGGAATTGA
- a CDS encoding amidase: MPLDDKLNAFCQDSRAFLQGAGEGPLAGLTFAAKDIFDVEGHVTGGGNPDWKASQPVAQATAWAVEVLVGAGATMVGKTHTDELTRGILGVNAHYGTPLNPQAPGRVPGGSSSGSAAAVAGGLVDFSLGSDTGGSVRIPASFCGLYGLRPTHGRISLDGMLLQAPSYDTAGWFARDPGLFARVGSVLLQTRIGPGRPRRLVVAEDAFEVADPSVREALEPVVERLGALIGLSRRERLAPTSLSDWAAGQRVRASSEAWEVVREWIDRINPRMSFHVAESCLAGRSVTPEEVATALADRQKVMARMKTLLAGDTVVCLPTAPTPPPPRTQTMSERRPLTSRIVQLTCTAGTIGAPQINLPWAEVEGLPVGLSLIAAPGSDEMLIAFAREAAEILQVE, translated from the coding sequence GTGCCTCTAGACGATAAACTCAACGCCTTCTGCCAGGACAGCCGGGCCTTTCTGCAGGGGGCCGGCGAGGGTCCCTTGGCCGGGCTGACTTTCGCCGCCAAGGACATCTTCGACGTCGAGGGTCATGTGACCGGTGGGGGCAATCCCGACTGGAAGGCCAGTCAGCCGGTCGCTCAAGCCACCGCCTGGGCGGTGGAGGTCCTGGTCGGCGCCGGCGCCACCATGGTGGGGAAGACCCATACCGACGAGTTGACCCGGGGCATTCTGGGCGTCAACGCCCACTACGGAACCCCCCTGAACCCCCAAGCCCCCGGGCGCGTTCCCGGGGGCTCCTCCAGCGGCTCGGCGGCTGCCGTGGCGGGCGGCCTGGTCGATTTCTCCCTGGGCTCCGACACCGGCGGCTCGGTGCGGATACCGGCCTCATTCTGCGGACTCTACGGGTTGCGCCCCACCCACGGGCGCATTTCCCTGGACGGAATGCTGCTGCAGGCACCCAGCTACGACACCGCCGGTTGGTTCGCGCGGGACCCCGGCCTGTTTGCCCGGGTAGGGTCGGTGCTGCTGCAGACCCGGATCGGGCCGGGCCGGCCGCGCCGCCTGGTGGTGGCGGAGGATGCCTTTGAGGTGGCTGACCCGTCGGTCCGGGAGGCCCTCGAGCCCGTGGTGGAGCGCCTGGGGGCCTTGATCGGCCTCTCCAGGCGAGAGCGGTTGGCCCCCACCAGCCTCTCGGACTGGGCCGCTGGCCAGCGGGTACGGGCAAGCAGCGAAGCTTGGGAAGTGGTCAGGGAATGGATCGACCGCATCAACCCCAGGATGAGCTTTCATGTGGCCGAGAGTTGCCTGGCCGGCAGGAGCGTGACACCCGAGGAGGTGGCCACCGCCCTGGCGGATCGGCAAAAGGTGATGGCCCGCATGAAAACCCTGCTGGCCGGGGATACGGTGGTCTGTCTGCCCACGGCCCCCACACCGCCTCCGCCTCGAACGCAAACCATGTCCGAGCGGCGCCCCCTGACCTCGCGCATTGTCCAGCTTACCTGTACCGCAGGAACCATCGGCGCGCCCCAGATCAACCTGCCCTGGGCCGAAGTCGAGGGGCTGCCGGTAGGGCTGTCCCTGATCGCGGCTCCAGGGTCGGACGAGATGCTGATCGCCTTCGCCCGCGAAGCCGCCGAAATCCTGCAGGTCGAATAG
- a CDS encoding VCBS repeat-containing protein → MDEKRVMQEGRVNPTIGRAVITLTAKPGSATERTRHYRRSLFSILVFGLFLSACVTSRTKAIEPPAVAEFAFEQYEVVTGSAKRQTVLPGFLLGGAIAELAVVNMDENGDRCLRIYAFGDGSWAPMLDATLRPEVLFVDAANIGGRDRVITYEPGRLNWFDPESVTEHPLVAVTSNFNPPRRGEIPHVDVTRDVNGDGRDDLVVPQVDGFWLSIQMSGGMFADPVKIGTSTNTAMIAGPHGEYRYTPWDHGRIHETDYNRDGRSDLVFWNEDHFEAHLQDRRGLFDTAAETFTTDVAFDSDDLNSLTAPYKARRPSAKHDPGGKMTERVLHTLADLNGDGIADLGILSLEGGSLWKMHSNYEVHFGTLTPDASTIFAPKVSTVAPSDGIPLRILSGRRDRPGIQQQTLGHDGRNVMMFTTMSVGGFSVVSRVLGALVSRSVSLDIEFFRMEGGIYPNKPSAARKTRIYALGKSGERFLPAVLIGDVNGDRYADLLVGRGRNELHVFLGVPGPELFTRRHQTVAVAMPSDEYTWLVDLNKDGKQDILMHHPSTTEPHRVTMLIAR, encoded by the coding sequence ATGGATGAGAAAAGAGTGATGCAGGAAGGGCGGGTTAACCCGACGATAGGGAGAGCAGTGATCACTCTTACAGCAAAACCTGGCTCGGCAACCGAACGCACGAGGCATTATCGACGAAGCCTGTTCTCCATACTGGTTTTCGGGCTGTTCCTATCGGCATGCGTGACATCGCGAACGAAGGCGATAGAGCCGCCCGCCGTTGCGGAATTCGCTTTCGAGCAGTACGAGGTCGTCACCGGCTCCGCGAAACGTCAGACCGTATTGCCGGGATTCCTTCTCGGTGGCGCCATCGCGGAACTTGCCGTGGTGAACATGGACGAGAATGGCGATCGTTGCCTGCGCATCTACGCATTCGGCGACGGCTCCTGGGCGCCGATGCTCGACGCAACGCTGCGTCCCGAAGTACTGTTCGTCGACGCGGCCAACATCGGCGGACGCGACCGTGTGATTACCTACGAGCCCGGCCGCCTGAACTGGTTCGATCCCGAATCGGTGACGGAACACCCGCTGGTGGCGGTAACTTCCAACTTCAACCCGCCCCGCAGAGGCGAAATCCCCCATGTAGACGTCACTCGGGACGTGAACGGCGACGGGCGCGACGACCTGGTCGTACCGCAAGTCGATGGCTTCTGGTTGTCTATCCAGATGAGCGGGGGCATGTTCGCCGATCCAGTGAAAATCGGCACCTCCACCAACACGGCTATGATCGCAGGACCCCACGGCGAATACCGATACACTCCCTGGGATCATGGCCGTATCCACGAAACGGACTACAACCGAGACGGCCGTAGCGACTTGGTGTTCTGGAACGAGGACCACTTCGAAGCTCATCTCCAGGATCGGCGTGGACTGTTTGACACGGCGGCCGAGACCTTTACGACCGATGTCGCTTTCGACTCCGACGACCTCAACTCGCTCACCGCGCCCTACAAGGCTCGACGCCCGAGTGCCAAGCACGATCCTGGCGGAAAGATGACGGAAAGGGTGCTGCACACGCTAGCCGATCTAAACGGCGACGGCATCGCCGACCTCGGGATTCTTTCTCTGGAGGGCGGGAGTCTTTGGAAAATGCACTCCAACTACGAGGTGCACTTTGGCACGCTTACACCCGATGCCAGCACCATTTTCGCGCCCAAGGTCAGCACCGTGGCGCCGTCGGACGGAATCCCGCTCCGGATCCTCTCCGGCCGCCGCGACCGACCCGGGATTCAGCAGCAAACCCTCGGCCACGACGGCCGGAATGTCATGATGTTTACAACCATGAGTGTGGGGGGCTTCAGCGTTGTCAGCAGGGTTTTGGGCGCGTTGGTCAGCCGTTCCGTGTCGCTGGATATCGAGTTTTTCCGTATGGAAGGTGGTATCTACCCGAACAAACCCAGCGCCGCCCGCAAAACCAGAATCTACGCTCTCGGCAAGTCCGGGGAAAGGTTCCTTCCAGCGGTGTTGATTGGGGATGTGAACGGCGACAGATACGCGGACTTGCTGGTGGGGAGGGGCCGCAATGAACTGCATGTCTTTCTTGGCGTGCCCGGGCCCGAACTGTTCACCCGGCGGCATCAAACAGTGGCGGTCGCGATGCCCAGCGACGAGTACACTTGGCTGGTGGATCTCAACAAGGACGGCAAGCAGGACATCCTCATGCATCACCCATCCACCACCGAGCCGCATCGGGTGACGATGTTGATCGCCCGATGA
- a CDS encoding radical SAM protein, translated as MPNALLVYPEFPPSYWGGKFALEFVGKKAGFPALGLLTIAGMFPSRYDLRVVDLNVTTLKDSDLEWADLVFTSTMIVQRDSLDSVIERCNRAGVPIVAGGPHPTTYHDEIQGVDHFLLDEVEEILPQFLRDLETGTAKHTYRAPEKPDVTRTPPPRFDLVDMKDYYSMCLQFSRGCPFDCEFCDITKLFGRVPRTKTPQQMLGEFDTLYELGWRGNVFLVDDNFIGNKREALELLPVVAEWQKQRRYPFALFTEASVNLARNDELMDAMIEAGFDWVFLGIETPNPKALLKTKKAQNTNKKQEENYLLSAVRTIQRKGLEVSGGFILGLDGDDEGVFDAQIDFIQEAGIPMAMVGLLTALKGTDLYERLKREDRILEETTGTSVNVVLNYKPEMDPQTLIEGYRRVLTTIYDPTLENYFRRCLNMMEHVTPSPYVSKPVGMNEVRAIGKSLRRQLFSRQGPAYLKFIAKVARDHPRMLTQAFHLAVMGYHFEKVTSQQIAIHDFKEFLEAELDSFTQAVSHSVRSGAKEVEELKVQVQELFSRVHARYESMHDDLRYGVEDALESFRSSVNAQVDQFARLAVAGT; from the coding sequence ATGCCAAATGCACTCTTAGTTTACCCTGAATTTCCTCCTTCCTACTGGGGCGGAAAGTTCGCCCTGGAATTTGTAGGAAAGAAGGCGGGGTTTCCCGCACTCGGTCTCCTCACCATCGCCGGCATGTTTCCCTCCAGATACGACCTCCGCGTGGTGGATCTGAATGTGACCACCCTGAAGGATTCGGACCTGGAGTGGGCCGACCTGGTGTTTACCTCCACCATGATCGTTCAACGCGATTCCCTGGACTCGGTGATCGAGCGCTGCAACCGGGCCGGCGTTCCGATCGTGGCCGGAGGGCCTCACCCCACCACCTATCACGACGAGATCCAGGGCGTGGACCACTTCCTGCTAGATGAAGTCGAGGAGATCCTGCCCCAATTCCTGCGGGACCTGGAGACCGGAACCGCCAAGCACACCTACCGGGCGCCGGAGAAACCCGATGTGACCCGCACGCCGCCCCCTCGCTTCGACCTGGTCGACATGAAGGACTACTACTCGATGTGCCTGCAGTTCTCCCGGGGGTGCCCCTTCGACTGCGAGTTCTGTGACATCACCAAGCTCTTCGGCCGAGTGCCGCGGACCAAGACGCCGCAACAGATGTTGGGTGAGTTCGACACCCTCTATGAGCTGGGTTGGCGGGGCAACGTCTTCCTGGTGGACGACAACTTCATCGGCAACAAGCGGGAGGCGCTGGAACTTCTTCCCGTGGTGGCCGAGTGGCAGAAGCAGCGCCGCTATCCCTTCGCCCTCTTCACCGAGGCCAGTGTCAACCTGGCCCGAAACGACGAATTGATGGACGCCATGATCGAGGCCGGTTTCGATTGGGTGTTCCTGGGGATCGAGACTCCCAATCCCAAGGCCCTGCTCAAGACCAAGAAGGCGCAGAACACCAACAAGAAGCAAGAGGAGAACTATCTGCTGAGCGCCGTTCGCACCATTCAACGGAAGGGGTTGGAGGTCAGCGGCGGATTCATCCTGGGCCTGGACGGAGACGACGAAGGGGTGTTCGACGCCCAGATCGACTTCATCCAGGAAGCAGGCATTCCCATGGCCATGGTGGGGCTTTTGACGGCGCTGAAGGGCACCGACCTTTACGAACGCCTCAAGAGGGAAGACCGGATACTGGAGGAGACCACCGGGACCAGCGTCAACGTCGTCCTCAACTACAAGCCCGAGATGGATCCCCAGACCTTGATCGAGGGATATCGACGGGTGCTGACCACCATCTACGACCCCACACTGGAAAACTATTTCAGGCGCTGTCTGAACATGATGGAGCACGTCACGCCCAGCCCCTATGTGTCCAAGCCGGTGGGCATGAACGAGGTGCGTGCCATCGGGAAATCGCTGCGCCGGCAGCTCTTCTCCCGACAGGGTCCGGCCTACCTCAAGTTCATTGCCAAGGTCGCCAGGGACCATCCCCGCATGCTCACCCAGGCATTCCACCTGGCCGTCATGGGCTACCACTTCGAGAAGGTCACCAGCCAGCAGATCGCCATCCACGACTTCAAGGAGTTTCTGGAAGCCGAACTGGATTCGTTCACCCAAGCGGTTTCCCACTCCGTGCGTTCCGGCGCCAAGGAAGTGGAGGAACTCAAGGTCCAGGTGCAGGAATTGTTCTCGCGAGTCCATGCCCGCTACGAGTCCATGCACGACGATCTTCGCTATGGAGTGGAAGACGCCCTGGAATCGTTCCGTTCTTCCGTGAACGCCCAGGTAGACCAGTTTGCACGATTGGCGGTGGCCGGGACCTAG
- a CDS encoding mandelate racemase/muconate lactonizing enzyme family protein, producing MKVKVDELQASLLSSPLPQPLRRPVQGGQVTIYKRDCLLVRARSNQGQVGYGVGTPSPNVAQLINRNLRAAVVGLNPANLAGLRRKVFQRRPRYPGLVQAFAALEMALLDLQGQIAGCPLSELLGGRVRGRVRIYASGGVYLDGEESVREAGLWAGSGFAACKLGLGRSPRQDVQTVHELREAFPPPWGIMVDARAWRGGHYGLEEAARLLRELAPSRLEWVEDPVAPEDTGALRQSLKDCPVPISGGGNESSLEGWLELARMDWPDLLQLDVLHLGGLVDGYRALREVRPLGRRVAIGRLSTPLEAAALAQLASCFGADLVVWMEWPQYSGEGRPGTYPFRLAEQMLHTPLWIDKGELIVPEAPGLGVKVNEAVIRRFPYRTGPCSSFQSTAP from the coding sequence ATGAAAGTGAAGGTCGATGAGCTCCAGGCCTCTCTGCTGAGCTCGCCGCTGCCCCAACCGCTCCGGCGGCCGGTTCAGGGAGGCCAGGTCACCATCTACAAGCGCGATTGCCTCCTGGTTCGAGCCCGCTCCAATCAGGGGCAGGTGGGTTATGGGGTGGGGACCCCCTCTCCCAATGTGGCTCAGTTGATCAATCGAAACCTGCGTGCGGCCGTGGTGGGCCTCAACCCCGCAAACCTGGCCGGCCTGCGCAGGAAAGTGTTCCAGCGCCGTCCCCGGTACCCGGGCCTGGTGCAGGCCTTTGCAGCGTTGGAAATGGCTCTGCTGGACCTTCAGGGACAGATCGCGGGGTGTCCCCTGTCGGAGCTCCTGGGCGGGCGGGTACGCGGCAGAGTTCGCATCTATGCCAGCGGCGGAGTCTACCTGGATGGCGAGGAGAGTGTCAGGGAGGCTGGCTTGTGGGCTGGTTCGGGGTTCGCCGCCTGCAAGCTGGGACTGGGAAGGTCGCCCCGGCAGGACGTGCAGACCGTCCATGAATTGCGGGAAGCCTTTCCTCCACCCTGGGGAATCATGGTGGACGCCAGGGCCTGGCGCGGGGGGCATTACGGGTTGGAGGAGGCCGCGCGGCTGCTTCGGGAACTGGCCCCCAGCCGGCTCGAATGGGTTGAAGATCCGGTGGCGCCGGAGGACACGGGGGCTCTTCGACAGTCGTTGAAGGACTGTCCGGTTCCGATCTCGGGAGGGGGTAACGAGTCCTCACTGGAAGGATGGCTGGAACTGGCACGAATGGATTGGCCGGACCTCCTGCAGTTGGATGTGCTTCATCTTGGGGGGCTGGTCGATGGTTACCGGGCCTTGCGGGAGGTGCGACCGCTTGGCCGCCGGGTGGCCATCGGACGGCTTTCGACTCCCCTGGAAGCAGCGGCTCTGGCCCAGTTGGCCAGTTGCTTCGGAGCCGACCTGGTCGTTTGGATGGAGTGGCCGCAATACTCCGGCGAAGGCAGGCCAGGCACCTATCCCTTTCGGCTGGCAGAACAGATGCTGCACACTCCCCTGTGGATCGACAAGGGGGAACTCATCGTACCTGAAGCACCGGGGCTGGGCGTCAAGGTCAATGAGGCGGTGATCCGGCGGTTCCCCTATCGCACCGGGCCCTGCTCGAGTTTCCAGTCGACCGCCCCCTGA
- the creD gene encoding cell envelope integrity protein CreD translates to MSSESPRSLLNPQAFLNSPIWRACLLGLLVLLLQIPILLIHGVVSERRTRQQEATREVTSKWGEEQSLAGPRIVIPYLEHRNEQTSEGELSTRTEVRYGHFLAETLIVSGRAETHRRYRGIFEVPVYRLTLDLRGSFAEPDLSEWGVRPEDILWDRAHLSLNISDARAIRNAAVLSWNGEELPFQPGSGESSGDLPGIQASLRERLKGAAFDFQFPLELNGSGAVYFAPFGRQTTVDLQSDWPHPSFQGNWLPSERTVTDRGFEATWSVPFLGRSYPQRWTTQTAPSSTSPSRFGLTLATPVDPYRMVDRSVKYAILFLALTFITLWLYEVLSGLRIHTLQYLLLGAGMCLFYLLVLSLSEHLGFGPAYALASVSTVVLLVSYSLSVLGKPRGAALMAVILGLLYGYLYILLRNQDYALLVGSVGLFLALAVTMYLTRHLDWRALKHKS, encoded by the coding sequence ATGTCATCTGAATCGCCCAGATCCCTGCTCAATCCGCAGGCTTTTCTGAACTCGCCGATATGGCGCGCCTGCCTGCTGGGACTGCTGGTGCTCCTGCTCCAGATTCCCATCCTGCTGATTCACGGCGTGGTCTCCGAGCGCCGAACCAGACAGCAAGAGGCAACCCGGGAAGTTACCTCCAAGTGGGGCGAGGAGCAGTCGCTGGCGGGACCCCGGATTGTCATTCCCTACCTGGAGCACCGCAACGAGCAAACCTCCGAAGGCGAGCTCTCCACCCGGACCGAGGTGAGATACGGTCACTTTCTGGCGGAAACACTCATCGTCTCCGGCAGGGCCGAAACCCACCGGCGCTATCGGGGCATCTTCGAGGTTCCGGTGTATCGACTGACCCTGGATCTGCGGGGCAGTTTCGCCGAGCCCGACCTCAGCGAATGGGGAGTCCGGCCGGAAGATATTCTCTGGGACCGCGCCCACCTTTCGCTGAATATCTCCGATGCCCGCGCCATCCGGAATGCAGCCGTGCTCTCCTGGAATGGCGAGGAACTCCCCTTTCAGCCCGGATCGGGTGAATCCAGCGGTGACCTCCCCGGGATTCAGGCCAGTCTGCGAGAGCGGCTGAAGGGAGCGGCCTTCGATTTCCAGTTTCCACTGGAGCTCAACGGCAGTGGGGCTGTTTACTTTGCACCCTTCGGCAGACAGACCACCGTCGATCTTCAGTCGGACTGGCCCCATCCCAGCTTCCAGGGGAACTGGCTCCCGTCCGAGCGCACGGTGACGGACCGGGGATTCGAAGCCACCTGGAGCGTGCCCTTCCTGGGACGCAGCTACCCTCAACGATGGACAACCCAAACAGCCCCGTCCTCGACCTCACCCTCCCGGTTCGGCCTGACCCTGGCGACACCGGTCGATCCCTATCGGATGGTCGATCGCAGCGTCAAGTACGCCATCCTTTTCCTGGCTCTCACCTTCATCACCCTCTGGCTCTATGAAGTGCTCTCCGGGCTGCGGATTCACACGCTGCAATACCTGCTCCTGGGCGCCGGGATGTGTCTGTTCTATCTGCTGGTGCTGTCCCTTTCCGAGCACCTGGGTTTCGGCCCGGCCTATGCCCTGGCCAGCGTTTCCACCGTGGTCCTGCTCGTCAGCTACAGCCTGTCGGTGTTGGGCAAGCCCCGCGGGGCAGCCCTGATGGCGGTCATCCTGGGGCTCCTGTACGGGTACCTCTACATCCTGCTGCGCAATCAGGACTACGCCCTGCTGGTCGGCTCGGTGGGCCTCTTCCTGGCGCTGGCCGTCACCATGTACCTGACCCGTCACCTGGACTGGCGCGCCCTCAAGCACAAGTCCTGA
- a CDS encoding DUF456 domain-containing protein → MSILLWTLALLLVAVGVAGTILPVLPGPVLVLAGLVLAAWMDGFSHVGASTVVVLTGLTLLAYVADFIAGALGAKRSGASVRAAVGAGLGALVGLFFGIVGVLVGPFLGAVLGEVSLHGNLERAGRAGIGTWLGMVVGTAVKVSLVFMMIAVFLLAYFI, encoded by the coding sequence ATGTCGATCCTCTTGTGGACCTTGGCCCTGTTGCTAGTGGCGGTGGGGGTGGCGGGGACGATCCTGCCGGTGCTGCCGGGACCGGTGCTGGTTCTGGCCGGCTTGGTCCTGGCCGCCTGGATGGACGGGTTCTCCCATGTCGGCGCTTCAACGGTGGTCGTCCTGACAGGCCTCACCCTGCTGGCCTACGTGGCCGACTTCATCGCCGGGGCTCTGGGGGCCAAGCGATCGGGCGCCAGTGTAAGGGCCGCCGTCGGGGCCGGGCTGGGTGCGCTGGTGGGACTGTTCTTCGGCATTGTCGGGGTGCTGGTCGGCCCCTTCCTGGGAGCCGTGCTGGGTGAGGTCAGCCTCCATGGGAACCTGGAAAGGGCCGGCCGTGCGGGCATCGGCACCTGGCTGGGAATGGTCGTGGGCACGGCGGTCAAGGTATCGCTGGTATTCATGATGATTGCGGTCTTCCTGCTGGCATATTTCATCTGA